One Opitutus sp. ER46 genomic region harbors:
- a CDS encoding DUF1573 domain-containing protein, whose product MHPALHVRRPALGAVLALVLLAGAAGAAPGAKPESTAVPAVMLPERAHDFGRVPQGTVLRHGFTLRNEGGRTLRVIDLLSSCGCTTTPDWPRELAPGASGVISVALDTTQFAGPITKTITVVTDDPRQPRIGLELKADIWTPLSLSQPTLLFPALSSPDATMTRSITLRREVEGTLAVTKLQSSNPRFAAAAREISPGKEYELTVTLVPPLAEGTHTGRITLETGLAELPTLQVPVVAIVLPAVQVAPTEMAFSSPRLAAEEKRFAVILSHRGAKIEVSDVSTDAPGVTFATTAKPDGRQVTLVLTFPAGFALPPEGGFVLRGRTNHPAHPTFSIPIVYRAD is encoded by the coding sequence ATGCATCCCGCCCTCCACGTTCGCCGCCCCGCCCTCGGGGCGGTCCTTGCCTTGGTGCTGCTGGCCGGGGCGGCAGGGGCGGCGCCGGGCGCCAAGCCGGAGTCCACCGCGGTTCCAGCAGTGATGCTGCCCGAGAGGGCGCACGATTTTGGTCGCGTCCCGCAGGGAACGGTCCTGCGGCACGGATTCACACTTCGCAACGAGGGCGGCCGCACCCTGCGCGTGATCGACCTGCTGTCCTCCTGTGGCTGCACGACCACGCCGGACTGGCCACGTGAGCTGGCGCCAGGCGCGTCGGGCGTCATCAGCGTGGCGCTGGACACGACTCAGTTCGCCGGTCCGATCACCAAGACGATCACCGTCGTAACCGACGATCCGCGGCAGCCGCGGATCGGACTCGAGCTCAAGGCAGACATCTGGACTCCCCTCAGTCTCTCCCAGCCGACGCTCCTGTTTCCGGCACTCTCCAGCCCGGACGCCACCATGACCCGCAGCATCACGCTGCGGCGGGAGGTCGAGGGGACGCTTGCCGTCACGAAGCTGCAATCGAGCAACCCGCGATTTGCCGCGGCGGCGCGAGAGATCTCTCCAGGCAAGGAGTACGAGCTCACAGTCACGCTCGTGCCGCCGTTGGCCGAGGGCACGCACACCGGCCGGATCACGCTGGAGACCGGCCTCGCCGAGTTGCCGACGCTGCAGGTCCCGGTGGTCGCAATCGTCCTGCCGGCGGTCCAGGTGGCGCCGACCGAGATGGCGTTTTCCAGCCCGCGGCTCGCGGCGGAAGAGAAGCGCTTCGCAGTCATCCTCAGCCACCGCGGCGCGAAGATTGAGGTGAGCGACGTCAGCACCGATGCGCCCGGGGTGACCTTCGCCACGACCGCCAAGCCGGACGGCCGGCAGGTCACCCTCGTTCTCACGTTTCCGGCGGGGTTCGCCCTTCCGCCCGAAGGCGGATTTGTCCTGCGCGGGCGCACGAATCACCCTGCCCATCCGACCTTTTCGATCCCGATCGTGTACCGGGCCGATTGA